A stretch of the Lactuca sativa cultivar Salinas chromosome 9, Lsat_Salinas_v11, whole genome shotgun sequence genome encodes the following:
- the LOC111898200 gene encoding probable WRKY transcription factor 70 — MESPTWPESSQSNRIKAIQELTNGQEWTNKLQEALWCPENFESDPTSIDGVLLQILEMFEKTISIMGSSSINNATLDHLLTSDLHSSASLGKPKSENINESPNSVIPVKIKKRCVKRRKSSWTSTKVTSDLIDDGHAWRKYGQKEILNANHQRSYYRCTYKSDQGCLATKQVQMIEDKPPKYRITYFGNHTCNNLQRAPPIILDSPDPRDESIILNFETKELIKKKHLHPNFLSIKQELKDGFPSLSSLGGNPSSSCNNDPPWGPFTHVPQDPTESVSLMSSWLDHEEMVSPRAYSGLDRGDIIS; from the exons ATGGAATCCCCAACTTGGCCGGAGAGTTCTCAAAGCAACCGGATAAAAGCAATTCAAGAACTCACCAACGGTCAAGAATGGACAAATAAGCTTCAGGAGGCCCTTTGGTGCCCGGAGAATTTCGAGTCTGACCCAACATCAATCGATGGTGTATTGCTTCAAATCTTGGAGATGTTCGAGAAGACCATCTCAATCATGGGTTCTAGCAGTATCAATAACGCGACTCTTGATCATCTTCTCACCAGTGATTTGCATTCTTCTGCCAGTTTGGGTAAACCAAAATCGGAAAATATTAACGAGAGTCCAAATTCAGTAATACCGGTGAAAATTAAAAAGAGATGTGTTAAAAGAAG AAAAAGCTCATGGACATCTACAAAAGTAACTTCCGATCTGATTGATGATGGGCATGCTTGGAGAAAATATGGCCAAAAAGAAATTCTTAATGCGAACCACCAGAG GAGTTATTATAGGTGTACTTACAAGTCCGACCAAGGGTGCCTAGCTACAAAACAAGTTCAAATGATCGAAGATAAGCCACCAAAGTATAGGATAACCTACTTCGGgaatcatacttgcaataatctACAAAGAGCTCCTCCGATCATATTGGATTCTCCAGATCCTAGAGATGAGTCGATTATCCTTAATTTTGAAACAAAGGAACTCATAAAGAAGAAACACCTTCACCCTAATTTCCTATCCATTAAACAAGAGCTTAAGGATGGTTTTCCTTCTCTAAGCAGCCTGGGAGGCAACCCGTCTTCATCTTGTAATAACGATCCACCATGGGGTCCATTTACACATGTTCCACAAGATCCAACAGAATCAGTATCTTTGATGTCATCATGGTTGGATCATGAGGAGATGGTATCACCACGGGCTTATTCTGGGTTGGATCGTGGGGACATCATATCCTGA